GGTGTTATGAAAAAAGTAGTTGTGTTTTTTCTTATTGTAGCTTCTATATTGTCAGGTTTTATTGCATTTCAACAAACGGATCATAAAGAATTTGAAAAAATGGAAAAGGTAGAACAGAGGATAGGTAAAGAGTTTGTTATCCCAGATGTACTGGGTTTTTCGAATCCTAGTGAAATTTATCCTATATTACTCGAGGCAGCAAAGGAGTCACATACAAATATTTTTCGTACAAATGTTGCGTATCATGAAGATGAACAAGCAGAAATTTTGAAGTATGTGTTACTAACAACTGAAACGATATATTTTAAACAGTTTCAGTTAAGTGGGGGGAATGTGTTAAAGCCAAAAGACACATTCCAAGGTAATGCTTTTTTATCGACAGTACATACGAAAGATACAAAACAAAAGGGAGTAATAAAAGATTTTGGAGATAATCATGAGATTACAATTAAACCGCTTCAAACGTCGTACGAACATTTACCTATGGCAGGAAGATATGTTGTAGAAGGAGTAGATGATAAATCATACGATGCATTTTTAAAGCTTTTCTCTAAAAAGCTAAATCAGCATTTTAAGCCGAAACAGTATATTGTTGCTGACGATTTTAAACGGAATCTTAGTAATAACGAAGAAGCTCTCGATTCACCAATTAATTCTTTATCCTATATTCAGTATATGGTGTTTATCGTGCTCCTATGTTTTCTCATTTATTATGTATTTAACGAAGCGAAAAGGATTGGCGTTATAAAAATGCACGGCGTATCGAATGTGCGTTTATGGTTTATCGTTATAGGTAGAACCATTGCTAGTATGTTTGTTTTATCGATAGGCATTTCCGTTCTTGCAGCTGCTTTCGTAAAAAATGTAACTTCAGGGTTTATCTACACCATTATGTTCGATCAATGTAAAACGTATCTCATTATTACAATATTATCTCTCGTTTCATATTTTTATATTTCTAAAATTAAAGTCAATCAAATGATTAAAAATAGAAAAGATACAAAAGGTATATTTGTATTCAATACGCTGTTGAAAGTTACTTGTTCTATTATATTTGTTTTATTAGGGACGTCTATTTTAGAACAATATATTACAGTGAAAGAAAAACAAGTGAATTTAAAAAACTGGGAGAAAAACAAAGAATATGGTGTCTTTTATCCGCTTTCTGTAGGGAATGATGAAGAACAACAAGGGATGCATAAAACGGAGTCAAGTATAAATGGTGATTTGTATCCTATTTTGAATAAAATGGGAGCGTTATTAATTGATTCCAAGGAGTATGAAGAAATAGAATTGTCTAGAAATAAAGATTATAAAGGAATTTGGTCAGTTACCGTAAATAATAATTACCTTCGCGAATTTCCGCTATATGACATACATAATCAGCGCGTGCAAGTTTCAGAAGATACGGAAAACTGGATTTTATTAGTACCTGAAAAATATCAGAACAGGGAAAAAGAAATTCTTCGCTTTTTTGAAGAATGGAGAAAGCCAGCAATAGAATATGAAGAAAAAAGAATGCACAGAGAGGTCCCGAATCATTTACGTAATCGAAAAATAGACATTATTTGGATAAAGAATAATCAGGAAATCTTTAGTTTCAATCCAGATGTATATAAATCTGACAATAACAAAATTAGAGATGAAATTATTGAGGTAATGACAGAGAAGAATAGTTTTGTTGGAGAAAGAGATCTTATATTAGGCGGAGGGGCGAAGGATCCTTTAAAAATTAAGTTGATGAAGCGAGATGCAGGATTAACGTATAAGACACTAGAGCCAGAACTTAAAAGATTAGGATTAGATGATAATTTAAGATATCTTGTAACAGTTGATCAAAATATTTTAAAAGATATATACGATCTGCAAAAAACAATGAAAATGCTATTGACGGTTACTAGTGGGCTAATTGTCGGCATATTATTTTTGGTCACGCAAAATATTATTGTGTATTTCAATAAAAATCAGCAGAAAATAGTGGTGCATCGCTTATTTGGCGTAGGTTTTTTTAGAACATATAAGGGATACATGTTGCTATTTGTATTAATGTGGATTGTACAACTATCAATTTGCTTCATCGTAAAGAAAGAGTTTGATTTGAAATTACTTACAGTGGTGGCAATGCTTATTTTAATTGAATTTACCGCCTCAATTATTGCATTAATCACGATGGAACGAAGAAATAAAAAAACGGTGATAAAGGGAGGTTAACATAAACGAATGCAATATATATGTGAACTAATAGATGTTTGTAAAAGTTATGGAAATCATGCAGTTTTAGATGAGTTCAATTTAAAAATTTATGAAGGGGAAATGGTTGCGATTACTGGAAAAAGCGGATCTGGTAAAACAACGATTCTAAATATTATAGGAATGCTAGAGAAACCAGATAGCGGAGTCGTTAAATTGTTTGGTGCAGAGAGTCCTAATATGGGTTCTAGTAAAGCAAATAAGCTTCTGAGGACAAGAATGTCGTATCTCTTTCAAAATTATGCGCTCATCGACAATGATACTGTAAATAAAAATTTAGAAATTCCCTTAATTTATGCAAAAAAAACAAAGACAGAAAAGAAAGAACTAAAAGCAGCCGCCTTAGAAAAAGTTGGACTGAGCGTATCATTACAGCAAAAAATACACGAGCTTTCAGGTGGTGAACAACAAAGGGTTGCCATAGCAAGGATACTTCTAAAGCCTTGCGAGTTAATATTGGCCGATGAACCAACAGGCTCTTTAGATGATAACAATAGAAATGAAATTATACAAATTTTAAAAAATCTAAATAAAGAGGGAAAGACAATTGTTATTGTCACGCATGATCCATATGTAGCACAAGTATGCGATAGAGTCATAGAATTATAATTTTTGCGGGAATGAGATTATAAAGGGAGCGGAAAATATGCATATCGAACAATTCAAGCAACACATTGAAGAACTATTTGGAGAACATTTACTATTAAACAAATTCCAGCATAAACTAATGTGAATTTTGTCACGCTAAGGAAACCTAACAACAGAAACGAGTATAAATTTTTCTCTAACTATTTGATTATAGCGAATATGACTTCGATATAGTTGATAGATGAAAATTTATTAGTTTTCTTTATCGAATACAAAAAACTATCAAAAGGCCTTTGTGTAGCAATAGAATCAAATCACGCAATAAACATTTTATCAGACCTAAAATGTAAAAAGTCATGAAAAACAAAAGATGTCACATGATAGTCATGATTAAAATTAGATAATAATTTATAGGATAATTAGTCCATTATGAGGGCTAATTGTCCTTTTTATTTTCATAATTGAATGTATAAATAACGATTTAAAAATTGGTATTGATGTGAATTTTATACTACTTTTATATTTAGGAGAAATTCTTAACTATTAGCAAGGTAAACCTCAAGTAACTCCAAAATCAACTTTTTTGGAACATTATTAGGCGCTCACTTAGCATATACTCCCGAAAAATTGCAAAAATTGGTTCTGGTGCAAAGATAAAATAAAAGAGAATATAGCGCATATATTTCTAGAAGAATTGTATTTTATACTACTAGCCCGAATAATTGATGGATGAATTCTTTCTGGTTTTGAACAGACTGATCCTGTAAATCAATCTGTTCTTTTTTAATCATATGCATGGCTTCTACTCCTGCAAGAATGGATGTAGCTGTGCTAAGAGACTTGAACCCTAACATAGAACACACACGTTTCTTAATAAAACGATGATCTTGTTCCACTATATTATTGAGATATCTAACTTGTCTTAGCTTTATGCCTTCGGGCATATGTTTTTCTTTTTTTAGCGCTTGAATTGCTACAGGATAGGCAGGGTTCTTATCTACTGTTATCACACGAGGTTTAGAAACGTACGAAAAAGCCAAGGCTTTCTTGAAAAAGCACTTGGCTGCTTGTTTATCTCTTGATTTACTTAGATAAAAATCAATGGTATTCCCTTCTGAATCCACGGCACGATATAAATACATCCATTGTCCTTTTACTTTAATATAAGTTTCATCGACTCTCCATGAATCATTTGTTGGTTTTAGATGATGTCGTACTTTCTCTTCTAATTGAGGTCCATATTGATGAACCCAGTGCATAATCGTTGTGTGAGCGATGGATAATCCTCTTTCCTCCATCATTTCCACCAAATCACGGAAACTTAGGTTGTACCGTAGGTACCATCTTACGGTTAATAAAATAATATCCGGTTGATAATGTTTCCACTTGAATAGACTTTGCTTTTCCATACTGATCACGTCCTTTTTAGAGTACTAGTATCAGTATGTCCAAATTTTATAGACTTCTTGCACCAGAACCTTAAAAAGTTTTATTCAAAAAACATGGCATACCACATTACTAATAGAACACTCCATCCAATTGTCAATAATGTGTATCTGAAAATCTTCATGTAGGCCCCTTTTAGATATAGTGTTTATCACATAATATATTCTAAATTATAGTTTCAATTCTTTTCGTTATTCACATATCCTAATCACATACAAATAGGGAGAGATGATTTACCTCTCCCTAATATCCATGTGTTATATCAAATTAGCGAGTAACTCCACCGCCAAGTTGTTGTTCAGCTAATGCTACTAGACGTTTTGTGATTTCACCACCAACAGATCCATTTGAACGAGCTGTTGCGTCTGCGCCAAGTTGTACACCGAATTCTTGTGCGATTTCATATTTCATTTGATCAAGAGCTTGTTCAGCCCCATTTACTAATAATTGATTACGGCTTCCACTGTTATTGTTTGTCATGTTATGTCACCTCCTTCACTCTTTAATATGTAAAAAAGCATTCAAAAATATATAGTCCTTTTTTTGGTATTAATTTTTATTGTTTGAATACATAATTCATGCTCATATTCCGCAAAATAGTATTGTGTAGGAGAACGAAAAATTCGTGCCATATGAGTATTATGTAATAAAAAACCTCCAGAACACGATGAAACGGGTTGTGCTTTATGAAGGCGCAACCCGTTTTTATTAAGAATTTTTATTCCTACATGAAAGTTAAAAAACAGGAGGAACATTCATGAAACATATTGTTGCCTTATTAATTAAATATACCGCTATTAGTGCCGTATTATTGATGATATTAGGTATATTCCAGGACGTCTCAATTTCTAGAATATTACTGATTTCATTACTAATTACAGGGACAGCCTACTTAATAGGAGATTTATTTGTTCTACCTAGGTATGGGAACATGGTTGCTACAATTGCTGATTTTGGATTAAGTTTTTTAGGAATTTGGGTATTAACCTATTTTTTAACAGATATAGATTTAAATCGTAATATTAGTTTTTCTGCATTTTGGTCTGCTTTGCTTATTAGCGTGGTAGAAATATTCTTTCATGTTTATATGAAAAAAATGGTTTTACATGACGATAATAATTCACGAGAATCAACTAACATACATCATGATAGATATGCTATGGAGATCTCACATGAATATTTAAACCGTTCTGAAATAGAAAAAGTAAGATGCATGCAAAAGGAAAAAGATATAAAGAATAAAACGAAATAAAAAAGTGGCTGAAAGCCACTTTTTTATTAAGCTTGTTCAGTATTTTTAACATGTAATGGTGGAGGAACTACCCAGCCTTTTTTCTTACTTAGACGTAGTAAAGTTACCCCAGCTTGTGCTTTTTTCATATGGAATTGTCCAAAAAGCATCCCTACATCTTCTCGAAGACATTTTCCCATTACTTGACTACAAGTTACTAATCCTGTCGCTAGACCGGCAGAAACAGCTGCTGCAATTTCAGCATCATTGATACGTGCTCCAGGAGGAATATCCTCAATAGATGCAACCGGTCTTTCTGGAGGTGCTGGTGGTAAAGCCACTCCATTCACCTTTAAAAGAACTTTTAGTTCTTCTATTTCAGAAGTCATATCATTCTCAATTAAGTTTTCTAAAAACTTTTTTAAATCTTCATCACCCGTATGATTTATAAATACTTGATGTCCAGCAACTGCTCCTTGTGCTGCAAGAAGATAACTCCAAATATCAAATACTTCTCCATAGTGTAAAGGTTCATTTTGAGGATTTCCGCTTAATACACCCATTTTAAGATGCCTCCCTTTTGTAAATATCATAGTCAGTATGCTTTTCAATATTGAAAATAAATTTTTAAGTATATTTGTGCCTAAAAAGGATTTTTTGTGATTCATGGGAAACACCTTCCCCACAAAGTATATGTTTGTCATCTAGAAAAGAATTTTTGAAATAAAATACTCAAAGATTATTGTTTGAAATTATTCACAATCTTTGAGTATAAAAGTATCTATTATGAGAGTTTATTTTATCAGTTAAATACAGACCATATGAAAAGTTGGATATGCTAACTACTGTAATCTGCTATGTTTCCAATAATCAAGCATATCGATTGCCCTAATCTCTTCTATTTTTGGCTGAAGTTAACGAGTAAATCCACCGCCAAGTTGTTGTTCAGCCATTGCTACTAAACGTTTAGTGATTTCACCACCAACCGAACCGTTTGCACGAGCTGTTGTATCTGCACCAAGTTGTACACCAAACTCTTGCGCGATTTCATATTTCATTTGATCAAGTGCATTTTCAGCTCCTTGAACTAATAATTCATTACGATTTCCGCTCTTATTGTTTGCCATATTATATCACCTCCTATGTTTTTAATATGCTACGAAAAATGGAAAAACAATTATTCCTTTTTATGGTAATTTTCATTTTGGAATTTGGGTATAAGTTTTCCCTTTCTCCTTAAAATATGGTTGAGAGAACCAAGAAGAGGAACTGTTCTAACATCTTTTCATGACAAGGTTTGTTTGAAATGATTGTGTGATTCCTCCTTATCCTCTTCTTTTCTCTTACTTGAATTCATACAAAAAAGGAGTGATAAGTAAATGGAATCTAATACAAAAGGTGTTCATGAAGTGAATGAGTTACATGAAATGTTAACATTTAAAAATGTATGTATGACAAAGTCAGCTGTTGTGGCTAGCGTAGCACAAGATCCAACTCTACAAAGTTTATTACAACAAGATGTGAACATGTCTATGAAACATTGCCAAGACTTGAAGAACTTACTATCTTAATAAAAGAAGGTGAGTGAGTTTATACAAAATATCACAGGTATGGGACCTATGACAGATCAAGTAATCGCAACGGATTTATTACTTGGATCCAAAACAGCTGTAAGAAACTATGCTTATGCGATTACTAGAAAATATGTGTGATGATATAGAACTATTTACGTTAGGTTTATATTTGTTTTTTTGTAAAACACACAATAATCAATTTGTTTTTCTTAAATACAATAGAGGTCATAGAAGTCTGGTTTGATAAAAATAATTAATAATTTTATGGGAAACAAAAGATACAATAGAGAGGCTTTTAATGAAGAAATGGTTTAAAGCAAGTATAAATTCTATACTCAGTATAATATTTATAGGAACGATTTTCTTTATTACTTGATCCCATTTTACTTACAGACCAACGAAAGAAGCTTTTCCATTAGTAGAACAAAAAGATAAAGTAAATCTTATTTATGGCAAGAAAGAGGCTAAAATCGGTATTATTTTCTTAGAAAGCTTTTCCATAATAAAGAAGACATAATTTTAGGCGCTAAAGATAAAAATTTAGTAATGAATAGCTGTACCCAATAGATTTTATAAAAGAAAAGGTGACGGGGAATGGGATTTTCTAATGAAGGCAAAACTTATCATGCTGGAGATATTGTTTATGTTTTTTACCGAAACTCCCACACCCAGGATGTAGC
This genomic stretch from Bacillus pseudomycoides harbors:
- a CDS encoding DUF1430 domain-containing protein, producing the protein MKKVVVFFLIVASILSGFIAFQQTDHKEFEKMEKVEQRIGKEFVIPDVLGFSNPSEIYPILLEAAKESHTNIFRTNVAYHEDEQAEILKYVLLTTETIYFKQFQLSGGNVLKPKDTFQGNAFLSTVHTKDTKQKGVIKDFGDNHEITIKPLQTSYEHLPMAGRYVVEGVDDKSYDAFLKLFSKKLNQHFKPKQYIVADDFKRNLSNNEEALDSPINSLSYIQYMVFIVLLCFLIYYVFNEAKRIGVIKMHGVSNVRLWFIVIGRTIASMFVLSIGISVLAAAFVKNVTSGFIYTIMFDQCKTYLIITILSLVSYFYISKIKVNQMIKNRKDTKGIFVFNTLLKVTCSIIFVLLGTSILEQYITVKEKQVNLKNWEKNKEYGVFYPLSVGNDEEQQGMHKTESSINGDLYPILNKMGALLIDSKEYEEIELSRNKDYKGIWSVTVNNNYLREFPLYDIHNQRVQVSEDTENWILLVPEKYQNREKEILRFFEEWRKPAIEYEEKRMHREVPNHLRNRKIDIIWIKNNQEIFSFNPDVYKSDNNKIRDEIIEVMTEKNSFVGERDLILGGGAKDPLKIKLMKRDAGLTYKTLEPELKRLGLDDNLRYLVTVDQNILKDIYDLQKTMKMLLTVTSGLIVGILFLVTQNIIVYFNKNQQKIVVHRLFGVGFFRTYKGYMLLFVLMWIVQLSICFIVKKEFDLKLLTVVAMLILIEFTASIIALITMERRNKKTVIKGG
- a CDS encoding ABC transporter ATP-binding protein, whose translation is MQYICELIDVCKSYGNHAVLDEFNLKIYEGEMVAITGKSGSGKTTILNIIGMLEKPDSGVVKLFGAESPNMGSSKANKLLRTRMSYLFQNYALIDNDTVNKNLEIPLIYAKKTKTEKKELKAAALEKVGLSVSLQQKIHELSGGEQQRVAIARILLKPCELILADEPTGSLDDNNRNEIIQILKNLNKEGKTIVIVTHDPYVAQVCDRVIEL
- a CDS encoding IS6 family transposase, with translation MEKQSLFKWKHYQPDIILLTVRWYLRYNLSFRDLVEMMEERGLSIAHTTIMHWVHQYGPQLEEKVRHHLKPTNDSWRVDETYIKVKGQWMYLYRAVDSEGNTIDFYLSKSRDKQAAKCFFKKALAFSYVSKPRVITVDKNPAYPVAIQALKKEKHMPEGIKLRQVRYLNNIVEQDHRFIKKRVCSMLGFKSLSTATSILAGVEAMHMIKKEQIDLQDQSVQNQKEFIHQLFGLVV
- a CDS encoding alpha/beta-type small acid-soluble spore protein, which encodes MTNNNSGSRNQLLVNGAEQALDQMKYEIAQEFGVQLGADATARSNGSVGGEITKRLVALAEQQLGGGVTR
- a CDS encoding YndM family protein, giving the protein MKHIVALLIKYTAISAVLLMILGIFQDVSISRILLISLLITGTAYLIGDLFVLPRYGNMVATIADFGLSFLGIWVLTYFLTDIDLNRNISFSAFWSALLISVVEIFFHVYMKKMVLHDDNNSRESTNIHHDRYAMEISHEYLNRSEIEKVRCMQKEKDIKNKTK
- a CDS encoding DUF3231 family protein: MGVLSGNPQNEPLHYGEVFDIWSYLLAAQGAVAGHQVFINHTGDEDLKKFLENLIENDMTSEIEELKVLLKVNGVALPPAPPERPVASIEDIPPGARINDAEIAAAVSAGLATGLVTCSQVMGKCLREDVGMLFGQFHMKKAQAGVTLLRLSKKKGWVVPPPLHVKNTEQA
- a CDS encoding alpha/beta-type small acid-soluble spore protein, producing the protein MANNKSGNRNELLVQGAENALDQMKYEIAQEFGVQLGADTTARANGSVGGEITKRLVAMAEQQLGGGFTR
- a CDS encoding spore coat protein, yielding MESNTKGVHEVNELHEMLTFKNVCMTKSAVVASVAQDPTLQSLLQQDVNMSMKHCQDLKNLLS
- a CDS encoding spore coat protein: MTDQVIATDLLLGSKTAVRNYAYAITRKYV